In Brachypodium distachyon strain Bd21 chromosome 2, Brachypodium_distachyon_v3.0, whole genome shotgun sequence, one genomic interval encodes:
- the LOC100846192 gene encoding uncharacterized protein LOC100846192, translating to MAAHGKPKPKPPGAPATPPPPPPSAEARKSFMRRMFPFLLAANLFVGAYVVVRTYYKDSGKKDAQADHPVAATVSTPSATAADKSPESAAAAPSKVFPPIPQDEQRQLYRWMLEEKRKVRPRDAAEKKKLDEEKALLKEIIRAESFPSL from the exons ATGGCCGCCCACggcaagcccaagcccaagccgcCCGGTGCccccgcgacgccgccgccgccgccgccatcggcggaggcgaggaagagcttcatgcgccggatgttccccttcctcctcgccgccaacCTCTTCGTCGGGG CTTACGTGGTCGTGAGGACCTACTATAAGGACTCAGGGAAGAAAGATGCTCAGGCTGATCATCCTGTCGCTGCTACCGTCTCGACGCCGTCTGCTACAGCTGCTGACAAGTCCCCGgaatctgctgctgctgcacccaGTAAGGTGTTCCCGCCGATACCTCAAGACGAGCAGCGCCAGCTCTACAGATGGATGCTGGAAGAGAAGCGGAAGGTCAGGCCGCGCGACgcggcggagaagaagaagctcgaCGAGGAGAAGGCCCTTCTCAAGGAGATCATCCGGGCAGAATCCTTCCCAAGCCTGTGA
- the LOC100841025 gene encoding uncharacterized protein LOC100841025 isoform X2 → MPGSIHISVVVGKREYRGSIGQDGFSFPVTSLRDSTVMMLRNADEELISKTEVKTKEIVELGTMDVVFTLDSGGKIIIQLQFLLSAEDRKRVQEMRNFAMKRKQQELLGNGLYFQDSQLSKEQTEKISDIPSKGDQLTLWKSLLLDDLKESAVFSEIRVDSRMKASKDLLLPSVGSTSKLEGPIIGSKKGHGEPESRASSAVKKMISAFESSPPQSLPSITRIKSESSLEVMSVSSETGTNSSDKPSTPGAPANASDRTQTGLVAETSGKVTLRSGDKDSSSRSGRQVMFGNKKSNASRQINLSNTYESRRRSSSRRDEPAKKSMGEADLIRSKKRSEDKHRRSIGPYSPEQTNSLVATSSITWIHPHVCITTASRQLKDLVELERLDPMKYVEQNVQEDTDECTSIDEVRHVADSAQRSGGFPVLNGWMINQGVRVVIVIIACGAVFLNNR, encoded by the exons ATGCCCGGCAGCATCCACATCTCAG TCGTTGTGGGCAAAAGAGAATACCGTGGAAGCATAGGACAAGATGGTTTCTCTTT TCCAGTTACATCACTCCGTGACAGCACGGTAATGATGCTGCGGAATGCTGACGAAGAATTGATATCAAAAACag AAGTAAAGACAAAGGAAATTGTTGAGTTAGGAACTATGGATGTTGTTTTTACACTTGATAGTGGAGGGAAAATTATTATCCAGTTGCAATTCTTGCTCAGTGCTGAAGATCGCAAACGCGTCCAAGAAATG AGGAACTTTGCAATGAAAAGGAAACAGCAAGAGCTGCTTGGGAATGGTCTTTATTTTCAAG ACAGCCAGTTGTCTAAGGAGCAGACTGAAAAGATCTCCGACATCCCAAGCAAAGGAGATCAACTTACGCTTTGGAAGAGTCTGTTGCTAGATGACTTGAAAGAGAGCGCTGTCTTCTCTGAAATAAGAGTTGATTCCCGCATGAAGGCTTCAAAGGACCTGCTACTGCCAAGTGTTGGAAGCACTTCAAAGCTTGAAGGACCCATCATCGGCTCCAAGAAAGGGCATGGTGAACCAGAGAGTAGAGCAAGTAGTGCAGTGAAGAAGATGATAAGTGCCTTCGAAAGCAGCCCTCCACAG AGTCTGCCTTCGATTACAAGGATCAAATCAGAAAGCTCATTGGAAGTGATGTCAGTTTCTTCAGAGACTGGTACCAATTCTTCAGACAAGCCTTCTACTCCTGGCGCACCAGCGAATGCTTCCGACCGTACGCAGACAGGCCTTGTGGCCGAGACATCGGGCAAAGTGACCCTTCGTTCTGGTGATAAGGATTCCAGTTCGAGGTCAGGAAGGCAAGTTATGTTTGGCAATAAGAAATCAAATGCATCTAGACAGATCAATCTATCAAATACATATGAAAGCAGAAGACGAAGCTCCAGTAGGCGCGATGAACCAGCTAAGAAGAGCATGGGAGAAGCTGACCTGATCCGTTCCAAGAAGCGGTCTGAAGACAAGCACCGTCGCTCCATTGGTCCCTACTCGCCTGAGCAGACTAACAGTTTGGTTGCAACATCTAGCATCACCTGGATCCACCCACATGTTTGTATCACCACCGCGAGCCGACAGCTCAAAGATCTTGTTGAGCTTGAGCGCCTGGACCCAATGAAGTACGTAGAACAGAATGTCCAGGAAGACACTGACGAG TGCACGAGCATCGATGAGGTGAGGCACGTGGCTGACTCTGCGCAACGGAGTGGTGGGTTTCCAGTGTTGAATGGGTGGATGATTAACCAG GGGGTGCGTGTGGTCATTGTGATCATAGCCTGCGGTGCTGTGTTCCTCAACAACAGGTGA
- the LOC100841025 gene encoding uncharacterized protein LOC100841025 isoform X1, with protein MPGSIHISAIKPPVTAPLFLQVVVGKREYRGSIGQDGFSFPVTSLRDSTVMMLRNADEELISKTEVKTKEIVELGTMDVVFTLDSGGKIIIQLQFLLSAEDRKRVQEMRNFAMKRKQQELLGNGLYFQDSQLSKEQTEKISDIPSKGDQLTLWKSLLLDDLKESAVFSEIRVDSRMKASKDLLLPSVGSTSKLEGPIIGSKKGHGEPESRASSAVKKMISAFESSPPQSLPSITRIKSESSLEVMSVSSETGTNSSDKPSTPGAPANASDRTQTGLVAETSGKVTLRSGDKDSSSRSGRQVMFGNKKSNASRQINLSNTYESRRRSSSRRDEPAKKSMGEADLIRSKKRSEDKHRRSIGPYSPEQTNSLVATSSITWIHPHVCITTASRQLKDLVELERLDPMKYVEQNVQEDTDECTSIDEVRHVADSAQRSGGFPVLNGWMINQGVRVVIVIIACGAVFLNNR; from the exons ATGCCCGGCAGCATCCACATCTCAG CCATTAAACCACCAGTCACCGCTCCGCTGTTCTTGCAAG TCGTTGTGGGCAAAAGAGAATACCGTGGAAGCATAGGACAAGATGGTTTCTCTTT TCCAGTTACATCACTCCGTGACAGCACGGTAATGATGCTGCGGAATGCTGACGAAGAATTGATATCAAAAACag AAGTAAAGACAAAGGAAATTGTTGAGTTAGGAACTATGGATGTTGTTTTTACACTTGATAGTGGAGGGAAAATTATTATCCAGTTGCAATTCTTGCTCAGTGCTGAAGATCGCAAACGCGTCCAAGAAATG AGGAACTTTGCAATGAAAAGGAAACAGCAAGAGCTGCTTGGGAATGGTCTTTATTTTCAAG ACAGCCAGTTGTCTAAGGAGCAGACTGAAAAGATCTCCGACATCCCAAGCAAAGGAGATCAACTTACGCTTTGGAAGAGTCTGTTGCTAGATGACTTGAAAGAGAGCGCTGTCTTCTCTGAAATAAGAGTTGATTCCCGCATGAAGGCTTCAAAGGACCTGCTACTGCCAAGTGTTGGAAGCACTTCAAAGCTTGAAGGACCCATCATCGGCTCCAAGAAAGGGCATGGTGAACCAGAGAGTAGAGCAAGTAGTGCAGTGAAGAAGATGATAAGTGCCTTCGAAAGCAGCCCTCCACAG AGTCTGCCTTCGATTACAAGGATCAAATCAGAAAGCTCATTGGAAGTGATGTCAGTTTCTTCAGAGACTGGTACCAATTCTTCAGACAAGCCTTCTACTCCTGGCGCACCAGCGAATGCTTCCGACCGTACGCAGACAGGCCTTGTGGCCGAGACATCGGGCAAAGTGACCCTTCGTTCTGGTGATAAGGATTCCAGTTCGAGGTCAGGAAGGCAAGTTATGTTTGGCAATAAGAAATCAAATGCATCTAGACAGATCAATCTATCAAATACATATGAAAGCAGAAGACGAAGCTCCAGTAGGCGCGATGAACCAGCTAAGAAGAGCATGGGAGAAGCTGACCTGATCCGTTCCAAGAAGCGGTCTGAAGACAAGCACCGTCGCTCCATTGGTCCCTACTCGCCTGAGCAGACTAACAGTTTGGTTGCAACATCTAGCATCACCTGGATCCACCCACATGTTTGTATCACCACCGCGAGCCGACAGCTCAAAGATCTTGTTGAGCTTGAGCGCCTGGACCCAATGAAGTACGTAGAACAGAATGTCCAGGAAGACACTGACGAG TGCACGAGCATCGATGAGGTGAGGCACGTGGCTGACTCTGCGCAACGGAGTGGTGGGTTTCCAGTGTTGAATGGGTGGATGATTAACCAG GGGGTGCGTGTGGTCATTGTGATCATAGCCTGCGGTGCTGTGTTCCTCAACAACAGGTGA
- the LOC100841325 gene encoding V-type proton ATPase subunit C has translation MATRYWIASLPVQSAGGGDSSAKSALWARLQDSISRHSFDTPLYRFNVPDLRPGTLDSLLALSDDLVKSNIFIEGVSHKIRRQVEDLERAGGVEGGALTVDGVPVDSYLTRFVWDEGKYPPHGPLKETVASIQSQVAKIEDDMKVRVAEYTNVKSQLSAINRKQTGSLAVRDLSNLIKPEDMVTSEHLVTLLAIVPKYSQKDWLASYESLDTFVVPRSSKRLYEDNEYALYTVTLFAKVVDNFKVHAREKGFQIRDFEYSPEAQESRKQELEKLLQDQELMRTSLLQWCYASYSEVFSSWMHFCAVRVFVESILRYGLPPNFLSVVLAPSTKSEKKVRNILEGLCGSSNSNNYWKQDDDVGVAGLGGDTESHPYVSFTINFV, from the exons atggcgacgCGGTACTGGATTGCCTCCCTGCCCGTGCagtccgccggcggcggcgactcgTCCGCCAAGTCCGCCCTCTGGGCCCGCCTCCAGGACTCCATCTCCCGCCACTCCTTCGACACCCCGCTCTACCGC TTCAACGTCCCGGATCTCCGCCCCGGCACGCTCGACTCCCTCCTCGCCCTCAGCGACGACCTCGTCAAG TCCAACATCTTCATCGAGGGGGTCTCGCACAAGATCCGGAGGCAGGTGGAGGACCTGGAGCGCGCCGGAGGGGTCGAGGGCGGCGCCCTCACCGTCGACGGCGTCCCCGTCGACAGCTACCTCACCAG GTTTGTGTGGGACGAGGGAAAGTACCCTCCGCACGGGCCGCTCAAGGAGACCGTCGCCAGCATCCAGTCGCAGGTCGCCAAGATTGAGGATGACATGAAG GTTAGAGTAGCGGAATACACTAATGTTAAGAGCCAGCTTAGTGCCATCAACAGAAAGCAAACTGGAAG CTTAGCAGTTCGTGATCTTTCAAACCTGATAAAACCAGAGGATATGGTCACTTCAGAACATCTAGTAACACTTCTTGCTATTGTTCCAAAATATTCCCAGAAAGACTGGTTGGCAAGCTATGAGTCACTCGACACATTTGTG GTTCCAAGATCATCAAAAAGGCTTTATGAGGACAACGAGTATGCTCTCTACACTGTAACATTGTTTGCTAAGGTTGTTGACAACTTTAAGGTCCATGCTCGCGAGAAAGGTTTCCAG ATCCGTGATTTCGAGTATAGTCCTGAAGCACAGGAAAGTCGGAAGCAAGAGCTGGAAAAACTGCTGCAAGACCAGGAACTTATGAGGACCTCCCTTTTGCAATGGTGTTACGCCAGCTATAGTGAG GTATTCAGTTCCTGGATGCATTTCTGTGCTGTGCGTGTCTTCGTAGAGAGTATTCTGAGATATGGTCTACCTCCAAATTTCCTG TCTGTTGTTCTAGCACCATCAACAAAGAGCGAGAAGAAAGTAAGGAACATTTTAGAAGGGCTATGTGGCAGCTCCAATAG CAACAACTACTGGAAACAAGACGACGACGTGGGCGTTGCTGGTCTGGGAGGCGACACCGAGTCCCACCCTTACGTCTCTTTCACCATAAACTTTGTCTGA